The following coding sequences are from one Nicotiana tomentosiformis chromosome 3, ASM39032v3, whole genome shotgun sequence window:
- the LOC138907944 gene encoding uncharacterized protein has product MNEVGAPCFFDEAQQALNRASVLHYETFLRYWDELKHLEAEVRELTKKRDAFKLLSEQFEEEVKNLRAEMEVARKERADLVEQVKGFEVSDDEFDSVTDGQNPQVQQKLNQIDQLRAEMDIVKAEADEWRGRMDRVASDKEDARAQLNSAEIQLRVAKERAEVQTKRVEEL; this is encoded by the exons ATGAATGAGGTGGGTGCACCCTGCTTTTTTGACGAAGCACAACAGGCTCTGAACCGG gcctcggtgcttcattaTGAGACCTTCTTAAGGTATTGGGACGAGCTGAAACATCTCGAAGCTGAAGTTCGAGAGCTCACTAAGAAGAGAGATGCCTTTAAACTTCTTAGCGAGCAGTTCGAAGAGGAGGTTAAGAACCTCCGTGCCGAGATGGAAGTTGCTCGGAAGGAACGTGCTGATTTGGTTGAGCAGGTAAAAGGTTTTGAGGTTAGTGATGATGAATTTGATTCAGTGACTGATGGTCAAAATCCGCAGGTCCAGCAAAAACTCAATCAGATTGACCAGCTCCGAGCTGAAATGGACATAGTCAAAGCCGAGGCCGATGAATGGAGAGGCAGAATGGATCGTGTGGCCTCGGATAAAGAGGATGCCCGGGCACAACTAAATTCAGCTGAAATTCAGCTTAGAGTGGCAAAGGAGAGGGCAGAGGTTCAGACCAAAAGGGTTGAAGAGCTCTAG